In Helicobacter pylori, a single genomic region encodes these proteins:
- a CDS encoding (Fe-S)-binding protein, translating into MKVNFFATCLGAAIYSNASLNAIKLLRKENLEVVFKKDQTCCGQPSYNSGYYEETKKVVLYNIKLYSNNDYPIILPSGSCTGMMRHDYLELFEGHAEFNMVKDFCSRVYELSEFLDKKLQVKYEDKGEPLKITWHSNCHALRVAKVIDSAKNLIRQLKNVELIELEKEEECCGFGGTFSVKEPEISAVMVKEKIKDIESRQVDVIVSADAGCLMNISTAMQKMGSPTKPMHFYDFLASRLGL; encoded by the coding sequence TTGAAAGTCAATTTCTTTGCTACTTGTCTAGGAGCAGCCATATACAGCAACGCATCGCTTAACGCTATCAAATTACTCCGCAAGGAAAATTTGGAAGTGGTTTTTAAAAAAGACCAGACATGTTGCGGCCAGCCAAGCTATAACTCAGGATACTATGAAGAGACAAAAAAAGTCGTTTTATACAATATCAAACTTTATTCCAATAACGACTACCCTATTATTTTGCCTAGCGGTTCATGCACAGGGATGATGCGGCATGATTATTTGGAATTGTTTGAAGGGCATGCGGAATTTAACATGGTTAAAGATTTTTGCTCTAGGGTGTATGAATTGAGCGAATTTTTGGATAAAAAATTGCAAGTCAAATATGAAGATAAGGGCGAACCCCTTAAAATCACATGGCATTCTAATTGCCATGCCTTAAGGGTGGCTAAAGTGATTGACTCGGCGAAAAACCTCATCAGACAGCTTAAAAATGTGGAACTCATTGAATTGGAAAAAGAAGAAGAATGCTGCGGGTTTGGGGGGACTTTTTCGGTTAAAGAGCCTGAAATTTCAGCGGTTATGGTTAAAGAAAAGATTAAAGACATAGAAAGCCGTCAAGTGGATGTGATTGTTTCAGCGGATGCGGGGTGTTTGATGAATATCAGCACCGCTATGCAAAAAATGGGCTCACCCACAAAACCCATGCATTTTTATGACTTTTTAGCCTCAAGGCTTGGGCTTTAA
- a CDS encoding peroxiredoxin translates to MEKLEVGQLAPDFRLKNSDGVEISLKDLLHKKVVLYFYPKDNTPGCTLEAKDFSTLFSEFEKKNAVVVGVSPDNAQSHQKFISQCSLNVILLCDEDKKAANLYKAYGKRMLYGKEHLGIIRSTFIINTQGVLEKCFYNVKAKGHAQKVLESL, encoded by the coding sequence ATGGAAAAATTAGAAGTAGGGCAATTAGCCCCTGATTTCAGATTGAAAAACAGCGATGGCGTAGAAATTTCTTTAAAAGATTTGCTCCATAAAAAAGTGGTGCTGTATTTCTACCCTAAAGACAACACTCCCGGATGCACTCTAGAAGCCAAAGACTTTAGCACTCTGTTTAGTGAATTTGAAAAGAAAAACGCTGTTGTCGTAGGCGTAAGCCCTGATAACGCGCAATCGCATCAAAAATTTATCAGCCAATGCTCTTTGAATGTGATTTTGCTCTGCGATGAAGATAAAAAAGCCGCCAATCTTTACAAAGCTTATGGCAAACGCATGCTTTATGGGAAGGAGCATTTGGGGATTATCCGCTCCACTTTCATTATCAACACGCAAGGCGTTTTAGAAAAATGCTTCTACAATGTCAAAGCGAAAGGCCATGCTCAAAAGGTTTTAGAGAGTTTGTAG
- a CDS encoding HAAAP family serine/threonine permease produces MAQEKAVIRDPKKLNAFDLRWMVSLFGTAVGAGILFLPIRAGGHGVWAIVVMSAIIFPLTYLGHRALAYFIGSKDKEDITMVVRSHFGAQWGFLITLLYFFAIYPICLAYGVGITNVFDHFFTNQLHLAPFNRGLLAVALVSSMMLVMVFNATIVTRICNALVYPLCLILLLFSLYLIPYWQGANLFVVPSFKEFVLAIWLTLPVLVFSFNHSPIISTFTQNVGKEYGAFKEYKLNQIELGTSLMLLGFVMFFVFSCVMCLNADDFVKAREQNIPILSYFANTLNNSLINYAGPVVAFLAIFSSFFGHYYGAKEGLEGIIIQSLKLKKASKTLSVSVTIFLWLTITLVAYINPNILDFIENLGGPIIALILFVMPMIAFYSVSSLKRFRNFKVDIFVFVFGSLTALSVFLGLF; encoded by the coding sequence ATGGCACAAGAAAAAGCGGTCATAAGAGATCCTAAAAAACTCAATGCGTTTGATTTGCGTTGGATGGTGTCCTTATTTGGCACGGCGGTGGGGGCTGGGATTTTATTCTTGCCTATTAGAGCCGGTGGGCATGGGGTATGGGCTATTGTGGTGATGAGCGCGATTATTTTCCCTTTAACTTATCTAGGGCATAGAGCTTTAGCTTATTTCATAGGATCTAAAGATAAAGAAGACATTACCATGGTCGTTCGCTCTCATTTTGGTGCTCAATGGGGTTTTCTTATCACTTTGCTTTATTTCTTTGCGATTTATCCTATTTGTTTGGCTTATGGGGTGGGTATCACTAATGTGTTTGATCATTTTTTCACTAACCAGTTGCATTTAGCGCCTTTTAATCGGGGCTTATTGGCTGTAGCGTTAGTTTCTTCAATGATGTTGGTGATGGTTTTTAACGCTACGATTGTTACACGCATTTGTAACGCTTTAGTGTATCCTTTATGCTTGATCTTATTGCTTTTTTCTTTGTATCTTATCCCTTATTGGCAAGGCGCTAACCTTTTTGTGGTGCCGAGTTTTAAAGAATTTGTGTTAGCTATTTGGCTAACCTTACCGGTGCTTGTGTTTTCATTCAACCATAGCCCCATCATTTCAACCTTCACTCAAAATGTGGGAAAAGAATACGGCGCTTTCAAAGAGTATAAACTCAATCAAATTGAATTAGGGACATCGCTGATGCTTTTAGGGTTTGTGATGTTTTTTGTGTTTTCATGCGTCATGTGCTTGAATGCTGATGATTTTGTGAAAGCAAGGGAACAAAATATCCCCATTTTAAGCTATTTTGCTAACACCCTAAACAACTCTTTAATCAATTATGCGGGGCCTGTGGTGGCCTTTTTAGCGATTTTTTCATCTTTTTTTGGGCATTATTATGGGGCTAAAGAGGGTTTAGAAGGCATTATCATTCAAAGTTTAAAATTGAAAAAAGCTTCTAAAACCTTGAGCGTGAGCGTAACGATTTTTTTATGGCTGACTATCACGCTGGTGGCTTATATTAACCCCAATATCTTGGATTTTATTGAAAATTTAGGCGGCCCCATTATCGCACTCATTCTGTTTGTGATGCCCATGATAGCTTTTTATAGCGTTTCTAGTTTGAAGCGTTTTAGAAACTTCAAAGTGGATATTTTTGTGTTTGTCTTTGGGAGCTTAACGGCTTTGAGCGTGTTTTTAGGACTATTTTAA
- a CDS encoding 3-deoxy-7-phosphoheptulonate synthase class II, with protein sequence MSNTTWSPTSWHSFKIEQHPTYKDKQELERVKKELHSYPPLVFAGEARNLQERLAQVIDNKAFLLQGGDCAESFSQFSANRIKDMFKVVMQMAIVLTFAGSIPIVKVGRIAGQFAKPRSNATEMLDNEEVLSYRGDIINGISKKEREPKPERMLKAYHQSVATLNLIRAFAQGGLANLEQVHRFNLDFVKNNDFGQKYQQIADRITQALGFMRACGVEIEKTPILREVEFYTSHEALLLHYEEPLVRKDSLTNQFYDCSAHMLWIGERTRDPKGAHVEFLRGVCNPIGVKIGPNASVSEVLELCDVLNPHNIKGRLNLIVRMGSKMIKERLPKLLQGVLEEKRHILWSIDPMHGNTVKTSLGVKTRAFDSVLDEVKSFFEIHRAEGSLASGVHLEMTGENVTECIGGSQAITEEGLSCHYYTQCDPRLNATQALELAFLIADMLKKQRS encoded by the coding sequence ATGTCAAACACAACTTGGTCGCCCACTTCATGGCATTCTTTTAAGATAGAGCAACACCCCACTTACAAAGATAAGCAAGAATTAGAAAGGGTCAAAAAAGAATTGCACTCCTACCCTCCCTTAGTGTTTGCTGGCGAAGCGAGGAACTTGCAAGAGCGCTTAGCCCAAGTCATTGACAATAAGGCGTTTTTGTTGCAAGGGGGCGATTGCGCGGAGTCGTTTTCTCAATTTAGCGCTAACCGGATTAAAGACATGTTTAAAGTGGTGATGCAAATGGCGATTGTCTTAACTTTTGCTGGCTCTATACCGATCGTGAAAGTGGGGCGCATTGCCGGGCAATTTGCCAAGCCTCGCTCCAATGCGACTGAAATGCTGGATAATGAAGAAGTGTTGAGTTACAGAGGGGATATTATCAATGGGATTTCCAAAAAAGAAAGAGAGCCAAAGCCTGAGAGAATGCTTAAAGCCTACCATCAAAGCGTAGCGACTTTAAACCTTATCAGAGCCTTTGCCCAAGGCGGGTTAGCCAATTTGGAACAAGTGCATCGTTTCAATTTGGATTTTGTCAAAAACAACGACTTTGGGCAAAAATACCAGCAAATCGCTGATCGGATCACGCAAGCTTTAGGGTTTATGCGAGCATGCGGAGTGGAGATAGAAAAAACGCCTATTCTTAGGGAAGTGGAATTTTACACCAGTCACGAAGCGTTACTGCTCCATTATGAAGAGCCTTTGGTGCGTAAGGATAGTTTGACTAACCAGTTTTATGATTGTTCCGCGCACATGCTATGGATTGGCGAAAGGACAAGAGATCCTAAGGGCGCGCATGTGGAGTTTTTAAGGGGGGTTTGTAACCCTATTGGCGTGAAAATCGGGCCTAATGCGAGCGTGAGCGAAGTGTTAGAATTGTGCGATGTTTTAAACCCGCATAACATTAAGGGGCGTTTGAATTTGATCGTGCGCATGGGTTCTAAGATGATTAAAGAGCGTTTGCCTAAGCTTTTACAAGGGGTGTTGGAAGAAAAACGCCATATTTTATGGAGCATTGATCCCATGCATGGCAACACGGTTAAAACCAGCTTGGGGGTTAAAACAAGGGCTTTTGATAGCGTGTTAGATGAAGTGAAAAGCTTTTTTGAAATCCATAGGGCTGAAGGGAGTTTGGCTTCAGGGGTTCATTTGGAAATGACGGGTGAAAATGTTACAGAATGTATCGGTGGATCGCAAGCGATCACCGAAGAGGGTTTGAGCTGCCATTACTATACGCAATGCGATCCAAGACTAAACGCCACTCAAGCCCTAGAGCTCGCTTTTTTAATTGCTGACATGCTTAAAAAACAACGATCTTGA
- a CDS encoding L-lactate permease produces MEFYQVYDPLGHIWLSALVALSPIALFFISLIVFKLKGYSAGFLSLALSILIALFVYKMPVQMVSASFFYGFLYGLWPIAWIVIAAIFLYNLSVKSGYFEILKESILTLTPDHRILVILIGFCFGSFLEGAIGFGGPVAITAAILVGLGLNPLYAAGLCLIANTAPVAFGAVGIPITAMASVVGIPELEISQMVGRVLPIFSIGIPFFIVFLMDGFRGIRETFPAVAVTGFSFAIAQFLSSNYLGPQLPDIISALVSLIATTLFLKFWQPKHIFTSNGKEPTISTEKHHICKVVVAWMPFVLLTITIIIWTQPWFKALFKEGGALAFSSFAFEFNSISQKIFKTVPIVTEATNFPVVFKLPLILTTGTSIFLAAILSVFLLRVKISDAIGVFGATLKEMRLPILTIGVVLAFAYVANYSGMSATLALALADTGHVFTFFSPVVGWLGVFLTGSDTSSNLLFGSLQMLIATQLGLPEVLFLAANTSGGVVGKMISPQSIAIACAAVGLVGKESELFRFTVKYSIALAIIMGIVFTLIAYVFPFIIPIIPK; encoded by the coding sequence ATGGAATTTTATCAAGTCTATGACCCATTAGGCCATATTTGGCTGAGCGCTTTAGTCGCACTTTCGCCCATTGCACTCTTTTTTATCTCTCTTATTGTCTTTAAACTTAAAGGGTATAGCGCTGGGTTTTTAAGCTTAGCGCTTTCAATCCTTATTGCGTTATTTGTGTATAAAATGCCTGTTCAAATGGTGAGCGCGAGTTTTTTCTATGGTTTTCTTTATGGCTTGTGGCCGATCGCATGGATTGTGATCGCTGCGATTTTTCTTTACAACCTTTCCGTGAAATCCGGGTATTTTGAGATTTTAAAAGAAAGCATTTTAACCCTAACGCCGGATCACCGCATTTTAGTGATTTTGATTGGCTTTTGTTTTGGCTCGTTCTTAGAAGGAGCGATTGGTTTTGGAGGCCCGGTAGCGATCACAGCAGCGATTTTAGTCGGCCTTGGGCTAAACCCCTTATACGCTGCCGGATTGTGCTTAATCGCTAACACCGCTCCTGTAGCTTTTGGCGCGGTGGGCATTCCTATTACGGCAATGGCTAGCGTGGTGGGTATCCCTGAGTTAGAGATTTCTCAAATGGTGGGCAGAGTGTTACCCATTTTTTCCATTGGTATTCCTTTTTTCATCGTGTTCTTAATGGATGGTTTTAGAGGGATTAGAGAGACTTTTCCTGCAGTGGCCGTTACCGGGTTTAGTTTCGCTATCGCGCAATTTTTAAGCTCTAATTATCTAGGGCCGCAACTCCCGGATATTATTTCAGCTTTAGTGTCATTGATTGCTACCACTTTGTTTTTAAAATTTTGGCAACCCAAACACATTTTCACGAGCAATGGCAAAGAGCCTACGATCAGCACAGAAAAACACCATATTTGTAAGGTGGTTGTGGCGTGGATGCCTTTTGTGTTGCTCACGATTACGATTATCATATGGACGCAACCCTGGTTTAAAGCGCTCTTTAAAGAAGGTGGGGCTTTGGCGTTTTCTAGCTTTGCTTTTGAATTTAATTCTATCAGTCAAAAGATTTTTAAAACCGTTCCCATTGTTACTGAAGCGACCAATTTTCCTGTGGTGTTCAAACTCCCTTTGATTTTAACGACAGGCACTTCCATTTTTTTAGCCGCCATTTTGAGCGTGTTTTTGTTGCGCGTGAAAATCAGCGATGCGATAGGGGTGTTTGGGGCCACTTTAAAAGAAATGCGTTTGCCGATTTTAACCATTGGCGTGGTTTTAGCGTTTGCGTATGTGGCTAATTATAGCGGCATGAGTGCTACGCTCGCTTTAGCGTTAGCGGATACTGGGCATGTTTTCACTTTCTTTTCGCCTGTTGTAGGCTGGCTTGGGGTGTTTTTAACCGGAAGCGATACGAGCTCTAATCTTTTATTTGGCTCTTTGCAAATGCTCATCGCTACACAGCTTGGCTTGCCTGAAGTGCTTTTCTTAGCAGCCAACACTTCAGGGGGCGTTGTGGGTAAAATGATAAGCCCTCAAAGCATCGCTATCGCTTGCGCAGCGGTGGGGTTAGTGGGGAAAGAGAGCGAATTGTTCAGATTTACAGTAAAATACTCTATCGCTTTGGCGATCATTATGGGGATTGTCTTCACTCTTATTGCTTATGTCTTCCCCTTTATTATCCCCATCATTCCTAAATAA
- a CDS encoding L-serine ammonia-lyase has product MASFSILSIFKIGVGPSSSHTIGPMEAGARFCESLKGILEQVKRVQITLHGSLALTGKGHLSDEAVLIGLHGIYANELEVTTKKALLHEVLENKVLKLANQHRIHFDYAKDLIFDHKPLARHQNALILKAFNAKNEVLKEETYYSVGGGFVYTEKELDNLSKEGGNESVAYDFSSAKELLELCQKHQKSIAGIVRLRENALKNCPDATMTKIYHAMLECYCNGVNSKERYLPGSLRVTRLAPSIKTRLEKHPTSGKDPLALIDYISLYARAIAEENASGGKVVTAPTNGACAVVPSVLLYAKNHLFENLSQKSINDFLLTSAAIGYLYKKNASLSGAEAGCQAEIGVASSMAAGGLAYLCQATTQQVLIASEIAMEHHLGLTCDPVGGLVQIPCIERNVLGAIKAISASKLALEDEYKPKVSLDEVIATMYATGKDMNEKYKETSLGGLAKTLKC; this is encoded by the coding sequence ATGGCTAGTTTTTCCATTTTATCCATTTTTAAAATCGGCGTGGGGCCTAGCTCTTCACACACCATAGGGCCTATGGAAGCTGGGGCGAGATTTTGCGAGTCGTTAAAAGGCATTTTAGAGCAGGTTAAACGCGTTCAAATCACCTTGCATGGCTCATTGGCTTTAACCGGTAAAGGGCATTTGAGCGATGAGGCGGTTTTAATTGGCTTGCATGGCATTTACGCTAACGAATTAGAGGTAACAACCAAAAAAGCCTTATTGCATGAAGTGCTTGAGAATAAAGTTTTAAAACTCGCTAACCAACATCGCATTCATTTTGATTATGCTAAAGATTTGATTTTTGACCATAAGCCTTTAGCCAGACACCAAAACGCTCTCATTCTAAAAGCTTTTAACGCTAAAAATGAGGTTTTAAAAGAAGAGACTTATTATTCTGTTGGTGGAGGGTTTGTTTATACTGAAAAAGAATTAGACAACTTATCTAAAGAAGGCGGGAATGAAAGCGTCGCCTATGATTTTTCAAGCGCTAAGGAGTTGCTAGAATTATGCCAAAAACACCAAAAAAGCATCGCTGGAATCGTGCGTTTGAGAGAAAATGCCCTGAAAAACTGCCCTGATGCAACGATGACTAAAATTTATCATGCGATGCTTGAGTGTTATTGTAATGGGGTTAATTCTAAAGAAAGGTATCTGCCTGGTTCTTTGAGAGTAACACGATTAGCTCCAAGCATTAAAACGCGCCTAGAAAAGCACCCCACAAGCGGGAAAGACCCTTTAGCGTTGATTGATTACATTTCGCTTTACGCTCGCGCCATTGCTGAAGAAAACGCTAGCGGAGGCAAGGTGGTAACCGCCCCTACTAATGGGGCGTGTGCGGTGGTGCCAAGCGTGCTTTTATACGCCAAAAACCATTTGTTTGAAAATTTATCGCAAAAGTCTATCAATGATTTTTTACTCACTAGTGCGGCGATTGGCTATCTTTACAAGAAAAACGCTTCCTTGAGCGGCGCAGAAGCGGGGTGTCAGGCTGAAATTGGCGTGGCAAGCTCTATGGCTGCAGGAGGGTTAGCCTATTTGTGCCAAGCGACCACGCAACAGGTTTTGATCGCTAGTGAAATCGCTATGGAGCACCATTTAGGATTGACATGCGATCCGGTGGGGGGCTTGGTGCAAATCCCTTGCATTGAACGCAATGTTTTAGGGGCGATTAAAGCGATCAGCGCTTCTAAATTAGCCTTAGAAGATGAATACAAGCCTAAAGTGAGCCTAGATGAAGTGATTGCTACGATGTATGCGACCGGAAAAGACATGAATGAAAAATACAAAGAGACTTCGTTAGGGGGGTTAGCCAAAACCTTAAAATGCTAA
- a CDS encoding iron-sulfur cluster-binding protein, with protein sequence MEKYHSDQEYEEIITDQLGDMQLRENLRSAMDTLRANRKNLLKNRYSEWENLRELGKEVKLKILSRLDEYLELFEKNATQNGFKIHYAKDGDEANEIIYNLAKEKNIKHILKQKSMASEEIGLNHYLKEKGIQAQETDLGELIIQLINEHPVHIVVPAIHKNRKQIGKIFEEKLNAAYEEEPEKLNAIARKHMRKEFESFKMGISGVNFAIANEGAIWLVENEGNGRMSTTACDVHVAICGIEKLVESFDDAAILNNLLAPSAVGVPITCYQNIITGPRKNDDLDGPKEAHIILLDNNRSNILADEKYYRALSCIRCGTCLNHCPVYDKIGGHAYLSTYPGPIGVVVSPQLFGLNNYGHIPNLCSLCGRCTEVCPVEIPLAELIRDLRADKVGEGRGVVRGAKSTQHSGMEKFSMKMFAKMASDGAKWRFQLKMAQFFSPLGKLLAPMLPLVKEWASVRTLPNMDTSLHAKVQHLEGVIYE encoded by the coding sequence ATGGAAAAATATCATAGCGACCAGGAATACGAAGAAATCATCACCGACCAATTAGGCGATATGCAATTAAGGGAAAATTTGCGTTCTGCAATGGATACCTTACGGGCTAATCGTAAGAATCTCCTTAAAAATCGTTACAGCGAGTGGGAAAATTTAAGGGAATTAGGCAAAGAAGTCAAGCTTAAAATTTTATCTAGGCTTGATGAGTATTTGGAATTGTTTGAAAAAAACGCCACTCAAAACGGCTTTAAAATCCACTACGCTAAAGACGGCGATGAAGCTAATGAAATCATTTACAACCTCGCTAAAGAAAAGAATATCAAGCACATTTTAAAGCAAAAATCCATGGCGAGCGAAGAAATTGGCTTGAACCATTACTTGAAAGAAAAGGGCATTCAAGCGCAAGAAACGGATTTGGGCGAATTGATTATCCAGCTCATCAATGAACACCCTGTGCATATTGTCGTGCCGGCTATCCATAAAAACCGCAAGCAAATCGGTAAGATTTTTGAAGAAAAACTCAACGCCGCTTATGAAGAAGAGCCTGAAAAGCTCAATGCGATCGCCAGAAAACACATGCGCAAAGAATTTGAAAGCTTTAAAATGGGGATCAGTGGGGTGAATTTCGCTATCGCTAATGAGGGGGCGATTTGGTTAGTGGAAAATGAAGGCAATGGCAGAATGAGCACCACCGCATGCGATGTGCATGTCGCTATTTGCGGGATTGAAAAATTAGTAGAAAGCTTTGATGATGCAGCGATTTTAAACAATTTGCTCGCCCCAAGTGCGGTGGGCGTGCCTATCACTTGTTATCAAAACATCATCACAGGCCCCAGAAAAAACGATGATTTAGACGGCCCTAAAGAAGCCCATATCATTTTATTAGACAACAACCGCTCTAATATTTTGGCTGATGAAAAGTATTATCGCGCCCTTTCATGCATCCGTTGCGGGACTTGTTTGAACCACTGCCCTGTGTATGATAAAATCGGTGGGCATGCCTATCTTTCCACTTATCCTGGCCCCATAGGCGTGGTGGTATCCCCCCAACTCTTTGGCTTGAATAATTACGGGCATATCCCTAATTTGTGCAGTCTTTGCGGGCGTTGCACTGAAGTGTGCCCCGTAGAAATCCCTTTAGCCGAACTCATTAGGGATTTACGAGCCGATAAAGTGGGCGAGGGTAGGGGTGTAGTTAGGGGGGCTAAAAGCACCCAACACAGCGGGATGGAAAAATTCTCTATGAAAATGTTTGCCAAAATGGCAAGCGATGGGGCTAAGTGGCGTTTTCAATTGAAAATGGCTCAATTTTTCTCGCCTTTAGGCAAGCTTTTAGCACCTATGCTGCCTTTAGTCAAAGAGTGGGCAAGTGTTAGGACCTTACCCAATATGGACACGAGCTTGCATGCCAAAGTCCAACACTTAGAAGGGGTGATTTATGAGTAA
- a CDS encoding L-lactate permease yields the protein MLEFHQVYDPLGNIWLSALVALLPILLFFLSLMVFKLKGYTAAFLSVALSAIIAVLVYKMPVSMVGSSFLYGFLYGLWPIAWIIIAAIFLYKLSVKSGYFEILKESVQSITLDHRILVILIGFCFGSFLEGAIGFGGPIAITAAILVGLGLSPLYSAGLCLIANTAPVAFGAVGIPISAMASAVGVPAILISAMTGKILFFVSLLVPFFIVFLMDGFKGIKETFPAVFIAAFSFAGAQFLSSNYLGPELPGIISALVSLVATALFLKFWQPKAIFRSDGKAASFTKSNHHICKVYVAWSPFVILVLVIVLWIQPFFKALFEKDGLLAFSNFYFEFNNISNHIFKSPPFVEANQSVSFPVVFKFLLINTVGTSIFLAALVSMLVLRVRVSDALSVFGETLKEMRYPILTIGLVLSFAYVSNYSGISSTLALALTHTGLAFTFFSPLIGWVGVFLTGSDTSSNLLFGSLQQLTAQRLHLPEVLTLTANTVGGTLGKMISPQSIAIACAAVGLAGKESDLFKFTVKYSLIFVAIMGVVISAIAYLIPEVVPAIK from the coding sequence GTGCTAGAATTTCATCAAGTTTATGACCCTTTGGGTAATATTTGGCTGAGCGCTCTTGTAGCTTTATTGCCGATTTTGTTATTTTTCTTATCTTTAATGGTTTTTAAACTCAAAGGTTATACAGCGGCCTTTTTGAGCGTGGCTCTGTCAGCCATTATTGCGGTTTTAGTGTATAAAATGCCTGTTAGCATGGTGGGTTCAAGCTTTCTTTATGGCTTTCTCTATGGCCTATGGCCGATCGCTTGGATTATTATTGCGGCGATTTTTTTATACAAACTCAGCGTTAAATCCGGCTATTTTGAAATCTTAAAAGAAAGCGTCCAGTCCATCACTTTAGATCACCGGATTTTAGTGATTTTGATTGGCTTTTGTTTTGGCTCGTTTTTAGAAGGAGCGATCGGTTTTGGAGGGCCTATTGCTATTACCGCAGCGATTTTAGTGGGCTTAGGGTTAAGCCCCTTATATTCTGCCGGATTGTGCCTAATCGCTAACACCGCTCCTGTAGCCTTTGGCGCGGTGGGTATCCCTATAAGCGCTATGGCGAGCGCGGTAGGGGTGCCAGCGATTTTAATTTCAGCCATGACGGGTAAAATCCTCTTTTTTGTGAGCTTGTTAGTGCCGTTTTTCATTGTGTTTTTAATGGATGGCTTTAAGGGGATTAAAGAGACTTTTCCGGCCGTTTTTATCGCGGCTTTTTCTTTCGCTGGTGCGCAATTTTTAAGCTCTAATTATTTAGGGCCAGAATTGCCTGGTATTATTTCAGCCCTTGTTTCACTCGTTGCAACAGCGCTCTTTTTGAAATTCTGGCAGCCTAAAGCGATTTTTAGAAGCGACGGCAAAGCGGCCTCATTCACTAAGAGTAACCATCATATTTGTAAGGTTTATGTCGCTTGGTCTCCTTTTGTGATTTTGGTTTTAGTGATTGTGCTATGGATACAGCCTTTTTTTAAGGCTTTATTTGAAAAAGACGGCTTGTTAGCTTTTTCTAATTTTTATTTTGAATTCAATAACATCAGCAACCATATCTTTAAAAGCCCGCCCTTTGTAGAAGCCAATCAAAGCGTGAGTTTTCCGGTGGTGTTTAAATTTCTCTTAATCAACACCGTAGGCACTTCCATTTTTTTAGCCGCTCTTGTTAGCATGCTCGTTTTAAGGGTGCGAGTGAGCGATGCGCTGAGCGTCTTTGGCGAGACTTTAAAAGAAATGCGCTATCCCATTCTCACCATTGGTTTAGTCTTAAGCTTTGCCTATGTGTCTAATTACAGCGGGATTTCTTCCACTCTAGCCTTAGCGCTCACGCATACGGGTTTGGCTTTTACTTTTTTCTCGCCTTTGATCGGGTGGGTGGGCGTGTTTTTAACCGGGAGCGATACGAGTTCTAATCTTTTATTTGGCTCTTTACAGCAACTCACCGCCCAACGATTGCACCTCCCTGAGGTTTTAACCCTAACGGCTAATACCGTGGGAGGCACTTTGGGCAAGATGATAAGCCCTCAAAGTATCGCTATCGCTTGCGCGGCGGTGGGGTTAGCCGGGAAAGAGAGCGATTTGTTCAAATTCACGGTTAAATACTCCCTTATTTTTGTAGCGATCATGGGAGTCGTGATCAGTGCGATTGCGTATTTGATCCCTGAAGTGGTGCCTGCGATAAAGTAG
- a CDS encoding lactate utilization protein C: MSKELILKCIKEARAKHAIQGANPIYRNIIKVEFEDLVEEYKHFQVLNKAEVIESAKENLEQAILKALENFQSKKVLHSTDLNLNFEAFKDFTLQPYDKEIEAMREELFEIDTALLHGVCGISSLGMIGAVSSHASPRLLSLITLNCIILLKKESIVRNLSEGVQALKNQSKNGVLPTNMLLIGGPSRTADIELKTVFGVHGPQKVAIILY, translated from the coding sequence ATGAGTAAAGAGCTTATTTTAAAGTGCATTAAAGAAGCCAGAGCCAAGCATGCCATTCAGGGAGCAAACCCTATTTATAGAAATATCATTAAAGTGGAGTTTGAAGACTTGGTGGAAGAATACAAGCATTTCCAGGTGTTGAATAAAGCTGAAGTCATTGAAAGCGCTAAAGAGAATTTAGAGCAAGCCATTTTAAAGGCTTTAGAAAATTTTCAAAGCAAAAAAGTCTTACACTCTACGGATTTAAATTTGAATTTTGAAGCGTTTAAGGATTTCACTTTACAGCCCTATGATAAAGAAATTGAAGCGATGCGTGAAGAATTGTTTGAGATTGATACGGCTTTATTGCATGGGGTTTGTGGGATTTCAAGCTTGGGCATGATTGGGGCGGTTTCTTCGCATGCAAGCCCACGGTTGCTTTCGCTCATCACCCTTAATTGCATTATCTTATTGAAAAAAGAATCCATTGTGCGCAACTTGAGCGAAGGCGTGCAAGCTTTAAAAAACCAGAGTAAAAACGGCGTATTGCCCACAAACATGCTCCTTATTGGCGGGCCTAGCCGGACAGCCGATATTGAATTAAAAACCGTTTTTGGGGTGCATGGGCCTCAAAAAGTCGCTATCATTCTCTATTAA